A region from the Gammaproteobacteria bacterium genome encodes:
- a CDS encoding B12-binding domain-containing radical SAM protein, with protein sequence MAKILFINPVVREEDVPRHIPYGMAILAEIARKSGHAVQVYDANAWRKGFNIVKQVLEADHWDVVAIGGLTTTYNFIKEVCRLAKIHAADSFLIAGGGFLTSMPKEIMDWVPQIDLGIIGEAYITFPEVLAKVDNKDFDWGNTLGVVHRDNGKITVNKERPNISDIDTIPWPAWDLFPLEEIYLKNSSSLFSEEAYYAKRRIDVNASYGCNLVCRYCWHLGTTGDMIVREDPTGENDVAFTYGRNIRYHSPDYIVSLVKHLKGEYGIDFVNFLDENLMTMDRYSKMTWLDELCRKWIEGGLQPDCRRLNVPFDQVENHGVFWSGTSHAALHRPEILKKMYEAGCTHLVYGLESFDKRILKKLGKGSTSEKNEQSISICLESGIKPIPNIIIGFPEEDFKSLRNTIESLVKLGIHAKPHFATAYPGSEWYYTYKDSIIEQYDGNLERYIMDLGDATKITATICHKFSGMELLGLQEIVAKKDLRLLDLAEKHWNKSDESIKPYAIPKPSHNFIAEKISAPMLKNLK encoded by the coding sequence ATGGCTAAAATACTTTTTATTAACCCTGTCGTGCGCGAGGAAGACGTTCCAAGGCACATCCCTTACGGTATGGCTATACTTGCCGAAATCGCAAGGAAAAGTGGGCATGCGGTTCAAGTATATGATGCGAATGCCTGGCGCAAAGGGTTTAATATCGTAAAGCAAGTCCTTGAGGCCGATCATTGGGATGTGGTCGCTATTGGCGGCTTAACGACAACATATAATTTTATAAAGGAAGTATGTCGGCTAGCGAAGATTCATGCCGCAGATAGTTTTTTGATCGCGGGTGGCGGATTTCTTACGAGCATGCCTAAAGAAATAATGGACTGGGTGCCTCAGATTGACTTGGGCATTATTGGCGAAGCTTACATCACATTTCCTGAAGTGCTAGCAAAGGTAGATAACAAGGATTTCGATTGGGGAAATACGCTTGGCGTTGTTCATCGTGATAACGGAAAAATCACTGTCAACAAGGAGCGGCCAAATATTTCTGATATCGATACCATACCCTGGCCGGCATGGGATCTATTTCCGCTTGAAGAGATATATTTAAAAAACTCTTCATCGCTTTTCAGTGAAGAGGCCTATTATGCCAAACGACGTATCGATGTAAATGCAAGTTATGGTTGTAATCTGGTCTGCCGTTATTGCTGGCATCTTGGAACAACAGGGGACATGATAGTTCGTGAAGATCCAACCGGGGAAAATGATGTAGCGTTTACTTATGGAAGAAACATTCGTTATCATTCACCTGACTACATCGTAAGTTTGGTAAAACACCTTAAGGGTGAATATGGCATAGATTTTGTAAACTTTCTTGATGAAAACCTGATGACCATGGATCGCTACAGTAAAATGACATGGTTAGATGAGTTGTGCCGTAAATGGATTGAAGGAGGATTGCAACCAGATTGTCGCCGCTTGAATGTTCCATTTGATCAAGTTGAAAACCATGGTGTTTTCTGGAGCGGTACTAGTCATGCAGCGCTTCATCGACCTGAAATTCTGAAAAAGATGTATGAAGCCGGTTGTACACATTTGGTATATGGTCTGGAGTCATTCGATAAAAGGATTCTAAAAAAGCTTGGAAAAGGATCAACTTCCGAGAAAAATGAGCAGAGCATTAGTATTTGTCTAGAATCTGGCATTAAGCCTATACCTAACATTATCATAGGATTTCCTGAGGAAGATTTTAAAAGTCTCAGAAACACCATTGAGTCATTGGTCAAGCTTGGAATACATGCCAAGCCTCATTTTGCCACTGCTTACCCAGGCTCTGAATGGTATTATACCTACAAAGATTCCATAATTGAGCAGTATGACGGTAACCTGGAAAGATACATTATGGATCTTGGTGATGCCACAAAAATTACTGCAACGATTTGCCACAAGTTTTCAGGTATGGAACTCCTGGGGTTGCAGGAGATAGTGGCCAAGAAAGATCTAAGATTGCTGGATTTGGCAGAAAAACACTGGAATAAATCTGACGAATCTATAAAGCCATACGCAATTCCTAAACCTTCACATAATTTTATTGCTGAAAAGATATCGGCCCCCATGTTAAAGAATTTAAAGTGA
- a CDS encoding motility associated factor glycosyltransferase family protein — translation MSQFDVLVDKIENIGHDWHGSTIIKNSEANVRHIDKSIKDLPGLASQKASSAVVVSAGPSLHYTNTLKTLADSKYQGTIIAIDGSYVKCLRAGIVPDYVLTLDPHPTRLVRWFGDPDFEKNTIGDDYFARQDLDIDFRKNSVLQNNDNIEIVNRYAKNTKLIIASTAPANVVSRTKEAGFDMYWWLPLVDNPESENSLTRRMYNFAKLPALNTGGNVGTAAWVFAQFWLKVKNIAVIGMDLGYKIDLPYTMTQTYYELAQILGEEGITKELFPVIKNPLTGEKFYTDPTYYWYRRNILELVANSASTLYNCTEGGTLFGDGITCIRLKDFLDKTDG, via the coding sequence ATGAGTCAATTCGACGTTCTCGTCGATAAGATTGAAAATATTGGTCACGATTGGCACGGAAGCACAATAATTAAGAACTCTGAAGCTAACGTCCGTCACATTGATAAATCAATCAAAGATCTTCCAGGTCTAGCCTCCCAAAAGGCCAGCAGTGCTGTTGTCGTGAGTGCCGGTCCGAGCTTGCACTACACCAATACGCTGAAAACGCTCGCCGATTCAAAGTATCAAGGAACAATCATTGCTATTGATGGCTCTTATGTGAAGTGCCTTAGGGCTGGAATCGTTCCCGATTATGTTTTGACGTTGGATCCACACCCAACACGACTTGTTCGTTGGTTTGGTGATCCTGATTTTGAGAAAAACACTATCGGCGACGATTACTTCGCAAGACAAGACCTTGATATTGATTTTAGAAAAAATTCTGTTCTACAAAATAACGATAATATTGAAATTGTAAATCGATATGCTAAAAATACAAAATTGATTATCGCTTCAACTGCTCCTGCTAATGTTGTTTCACGTACAAAGGAAGCAGGATTCGATATGTATTGGTGGTTGCCATTAGTGGATAATCCTGAATCCGAAAACAGTCTTACTCGGAGAATGTATAACTTTGCCAAGTTGCCCGCATTGAATACGGGGGGGAATGTTGGCACTGCGGCATGGGTATTTGCACAATTTTGGCTTAAAGTTAAAAATATCGCCGTTATAGGTATGGACCTTGGGTATAAAATAGATCTTCCTTATACCATGACACAAACCTATTATGAATTGGCTCAAATATTGGGTGAGGAGGGCATCACTAAAGAATTATTTCCAGTGATTAAGAATCCACTAACTGGCGAAAAATTTTATACTGACCCGACATATTATTGGTATCGCAGAAATATACTTGAGCTGGTTGCAAACTCTGCATCCACTTTATACAACTGTACGGAAGGCGGAACGTTATTCGGGGATGGCATTACCTGCATCAGGTTGAAAGATTTTCTGGATAAAACAGATGGCTAA
- the flgL gene encoding flagellar hook-associated protein FlgL, with product MFQQLAVKGILDRQIDISHTQQQLSSGKRILTPSDDPTAAGQAMNVQQLLQINDQYQRNASSGQSQLEFEEEVLTSVGDVLQRTRELAVQGLNGSQGAANRQSIAAEVTQNLEALLGLANTKDGTGKFLFSGYKVQTQPFLDTGAGVYVYQGDQGQRVVQISPLRQIASGDSGYDVFTNLPAAAGGTQDMFKILYDLATSLNANNPSGNSLTDIDTAMNSILRVRGNIGARLSAIDSQKQINEQFQTQMTGALSDIQDLDYASAVSHMNLQMIGMQAAQQTFQKVQGLNLFDYLR from the coding sequence ATGTTTCAGCAGTTGGCGGTTAAAGGAATACTTGATCGCCAGATTGATATTAGTCATACCCAGCAGCAACTTTCTTCGGGCAAACGTATTCTTACCCCGTCTGATGATCCGACGGCGGCAGGGCAGGCGATGAATGTCCAGCAGCTGTTGCAAATAAATGATCAATATCAGAGAAACGCGAGTTCTGGACAGAGTCAACTGGAATTTGAGGAAGAGGTATTGACCTCGGTTGGCGATGTGCTGCAAAGGACGCGTGAGTTGGCAGTGCAGGGTTTGAATGGTTCGCAGGGTGCGGCTAACAGGCAGTCAATTGCTGCCGAAGTGACACAAAATTTGGAGGCCCTCTTAGGGTTGGCCAACACGAAGGACGGTACCGGAAAATTTCTCTTTAGCGGTTATAAGGTTCAGACACAGCCTTTTCTGGACACAGGAGCGGGAGTTTATGTCTATCAGGGCGATCAGGGGCAGCGGGTGGTACAAATTAGTCCTCTTCGTCAGATAGCGTCCGGGGATAGCGGATATGATGTATTCACGAATTTACCTGCAGCGGCCGGCGGAACTCAGGACATGTTCAAGATATTGTACGACCTCGCGACCTCATTGAATGCAAACAACCCGTCCGGCAACAGCTTGACGGATATCGACACAGCTATGAATAGCATCTTGCGTGTCCGTGGCAACATTGGCGCCAGACTGAGCGCGATCGACTCGCAAAAGCAAATTAATGAGCAGTTCCAGACCCAGATGACGGGGGCGCTGTCTGATATACAGGATCTGGACTATGCGTCCGCTGTGAGCCATATGAATTTGCAAATGATAGGGATGCAGGCCGCTCAGCAAACATTTCAGAAGGTTCAAGGTCTGAATCTTTTTGATTATTTGCGATAA
- the flgK gene encoding flagellar hook-associated protein FlgK, whose protein sequence is MSSGLYNIGVGTLAAAQTNLRTTAHNVANAQTEGYSRQRVELETQTPLFLGGNYLGSGVKLGGITRSYDSFLVGQVRAYNSSYSQAKTFASQSGLVDQLLADSNVGMMPAVQSFFGAMQDVANDPSAITPRQALLNQAGTLVDRFHYLNQRFEEMRSQVNGQMKDTVAEINSYASEIADLNKQIVIAGTNNSPNDLLDRRDTLINKLSEKIAVTTVPDTNGAVNVFIGNGQPLVIGFSPMQLSVQPNKFDININEVVVSTGGAGTVQISNMITGGTLSGLLNFRNNVLDPAQDELGRLAMGFASTINAQHTLGQDLNGNLGTNFFQNPALQVLPATGAPAVVVANLSNATQLTGKEYMLTYNGGNSYTLIRNSDQQTTAINTGGASPYTTPVVDGFTLTLTAGAAAGDQFLIRPTRGGALGIQDLLADPRTIAAAAPIATSVVPANSGSGIISAGSVTSTANLPLPGNVTLTYNTGPNNFTVTGAVPGAGPIPYVASGTIAFNGLQFSISGNPANGDQFVIANNVGGMGDNRNVLLIAGLQTQRLLANGSETYGDTYGGLVSTVGIQTNSAQITEKAQADLLQQAQESQQAVSGVNLDEEAADLVRFQQLYQAAAQVITTANTIFQTLLSAVGR, encoded by the coding sequence ATGTCGAGTGGTTTGTATAATATAGGCGTTGGAACTCTGGCCGCGGCTCAAACGAATCTACGGACGACGGCGCATAATGTCGCCAATGCTCAGACCGAAGGGTATAGTCGTCAGCGAGTTGAGTTGGAAACGCAGACTCCGTTGTTCCTCGGCGGAAATTACCTTGGGAGCGGTGTCAAGCTCGGCGGTATTACGCGTTCGTACGATAGCTTTCTTGTCGGTCAGGTGCGTGCGTATAACTCTAGTTATAGTCAGGCAAAAACGTTTGCCAGCCAATCGGGCCTGGTGGATCAACTCCTGGCAGATTCAAACGTCGGGATGATGCCCGCGGTTCAGTCTTTTTTTGGCGCGATGCAAGATGTGGCCAATGATCCTTCAGCGATTACGCCCCGTCAGGCCTTGCTCAATCAAGCGGGCACTCTGGTTGATCGTTTCCATTACCTGAACCAGCGCTTTGAAGAAATGAGATCTCAGGTCAATGGGCAAATGAAAGATACCGTAGCGGAGATTAATAGTTACGCGTCTGAAATCGCTGATCTAAATAAACAGATTGTTATCGCTGGTACCAATAATTCTCCGAATGATCTTCTTGATCGGCGAGATACGCTGATCAACAAATTATCAGAGAAAATTGCTGTCACCACAGTTCCTGACACTAATGGGGCTGTCAATGTATTCATAGGCAACGGACAACCGTTGGTGATCGGGTTTAGTCCCATGCAGTTATCGGTACAGCCAAACAAATTTGACATCAATATAAATGAGGTAGTGGTCTCTACTGGAGGTGCGGGAACGGTACAAATATCGAATATGATCACTGGCGGAACCTTGAGTGGGCTTTTGAATTTTAGAAATAATGTTTTAGACCCGGCTCAAGATGAACTTGGACGGTTAGCCATGGGTTTTGCATCCACGATTAATGCGCAGCATACACTCGGGCAAGATTTGAACGGCAATCTCGGCACGAATTTCTTTCAGAATCCCGCCTTGCAAGTGTTGCCGGCGACTGGAGCTCCGGCCGTAGTCGTGGCTAATCTTAGCAACGCGACTCAGTTGACCGGTAAAGAGTATATGTTGACCTACAACGGGGGTAATTCGTATACGCTGATTAGAAATTCTGATCAACAAACCACAGCCATTAATACCGGTGGCGCATCACCATATACTACACCAGTGGTTGATGGTTTTACCTTGACGCTTACGGCGGGTGCCGCTGCGGGTGATCAATTTCTCATCAGACCCACGCGCGGTGGGGCTCTGGGGATACAGGATCTGCTGGCCGATCCGCGTACGATCGCGGCCGCTGCACCAATCGCTACCAGCGTGGTGCCCGCCAATAGCGGGAGCGGGATAATTTCTGCGGGCAGCGTAACCAGTACCGCCAATTTGCCACTACCCGGTAATGTTACTTTGACCTACAACACGGGCCCCAATAATTTTACTGTTACAGGGGCCGTCCCAGGCGCGGGGCCGATACCCTATGTAGCCAGTGGCACGATAGCCTTTAATGGCCTCCAGTTTTCTATTTCAGGCAATCCGGCCAACGGTGACCAGTTCGTGATAGCGAACAATGTCGGTGGTATGGGAGACAATCGCAATGTGTTGCTGATAGCTGGGTTGCAGACGCAACGATTGCTTGCTAATGGCAGCGAAACTTATGGGGATACCTATGGCGGTTTGGTGAGTACTGTGGGTATTCAGACCAATAGTGCCCAGATTACGGAAAAGGCTCAGGCAGACTTGTTACAACAGGCGCAGGAGTCACAACAGGCTGTATCCGGGGTTAACCTTGACGAAGAGGCTGCCGATTTGGTGAGGTTTCAGCAGCTTTATCAGGCTGCAGCCCAGGTCATAACAACAGCGAATACGATATTTCAGACATTGTTAAGCGCAGTAGGGCGGTAG